In a genomic window of Streptomyces noursei ATCC 11455:
- a CDS encoding beta-N-acetylhexosaminidase: MRRRRLLTSLLLVAAAGTATAAVPSQGAAARAVTPLDRVIPAPASVRPAGDAYTIGAGTRIRVPGNSGEAQRIAGYLAGLLRPATGFSLPVTTRGGADGIVLRLGGRDTRGLGAEGYKLTSGGRAVTISAARPAGLFHGVQTLRQLLPAAVEKETRQPGPWRIAGGTISDAPRYAYRGAMLDVSRHFFTVGQVKRYIDQLAQYKINKLHLHLSDDQGWRIAISSWPRLATYGGSTQVGGGRGGHYTKDDYREIVRYAASRYLTVVPEIDMPGHTNAALASYADLNCNGQAPPLYTGTKVGFSSLCVPKKITYDFVDDVIREIAALTPGRYLHIGGDEAHSTSHADYVAFMDRVQPVVARYGKTVIGWHQLTGAHPVRGALAQYWGYDKTGAQERRQVADAARHGTGLILSPADRAYLDMKYDKDTPLGLNWAGYVNVRRAYDWDPGRYLEGAPAGAVAGVEAPLWSETLTTSSNIEYLAFPRLPGIAELGWSPARTHDWGAYRTRLAAQGPRWDALGIDYYRAPEVPWPAR; this comes from the coding sequence ATGAGACGACGCAGACTCCTGACCTCGCTGCTGCTGGTCGCGGCGGCCGGCACGGCGACCGCCGCCGTGCCGTCGCAGGGTGCCGCGGCCCGTGCCGTCACCCCGCTGGACCGGGTGATCCCGGCGCCCGCCTCGGTCCGCCCGGCCGGGGACGCGTACACGATCGGTGCGGGCACCCGGATCCGGGTGCCCGGCAACTCCGGCGAGGCCCAGCGGATCGCCGGCTACCTGGCGGGGCTGCTGCGGCCGGCCACCGGCTTCTCGCTGCCGGTCACCACCCGCGGCGGCGCCGACGGCATCGTCCTCCGGCTCGGCGGCCGGGACACCCGCGGCCTCGGCGCGGAGGGCTACAAGCTGACCTCGGGCGGGCGCGCGGTCACCATCAGCGCCGCCCGCCCGGCCGGCCTCTTCCACGGCGTCCAGACCCTCCGGCAGCTGCTGCCGGCCGCCGTGGAGAAGGAGACCCGGCAGCCCGGGCCCTGGCGGATCGCCGGCGGAACGATCTCCGACGCCCCGCGCTACGCCTACCGCGGCGCGATGCTGGACGTCTCCCGGCACTTCTTCACCGTCGGGCAGGTCAAGCGGTACATCGACCAGCTCGCCCAGTACAAGATCAACAAGCTGCATCTGCACCTCTCCGACGACCAGGGCTGGCGGATCGCGATCAGCTCCTGGCCGCGGCTGGCGACCTACGGCGGCAGCACCCAGGTCGGCGGCGGCCGCGGCGGCCACTACACCAAGGACGACTACCGCGAGATCGTCCGCTACGCCGCCAGCCGCTATCTGACCGTCGTCCCCGAGATCGACATGCCCGGCCACACCAACGCCGCGCTCGCCTCGTACGCCGACCTCAACTGCAACGGCCAGGCGCCGCCGCTCTACACCGGCACCAAGGTCGGCTTCAGCTCGCTGTGCGTGCCCAAGAAGATCACCTACGACTTCGTCGACGACGTGATCCGGGAGATCGCCGCGCTCACCCCCGGCCGCTACCTCCACATCGGCGGCGACGAGGCGCACTCCACCAGCCACGCGGACTACGTCGCCTTCATGGACCGGGTGCAGCCGGTGGTCGCCAGGTACGGCAAGACCGTGATCGGCTGGCACCAGCTGACCGGGGCGCACCCGGTCAGGGGCGCCCTCGCCCAGTACTGGGGCTACGACAAGACGGGCGCGCAGGAGCGGCGGCAGGTCGCCGACGCCGCGCGGCACGGCACGGGGCTGATCCTCTCGCCCGCCGACCGCGCCTACCTCGACATGAAGTACGACAAGGACACCCCGCTCGGCCTGAACTGGGCCGGCTATGTGAACGTCCGGCGCGCCTATGACTGGGACCCGGGGAGGTACCTGGAGGGCGCGCCCGCCGGGGCGGTCGCGGGCGTCGAGGCACCCCTGTGGTCGGAGACCCTGACGACCTCGTCGAACATCGAGTACCTGGCGTTCCCGCGGCTGCCCGGGATCGCCGAGCTGGGCTGGTCGCCGGCCCGGACGCACGACTGGGGCGCGTACCGGACGCGGCTGGCCGCCCAGGGCCCCCGCTGGGACGCCCTGGGCATCGACTACTACCGGGCGCCGGAGGTGCCGTGGCCGGCGCGGTGA
- a CDS encoding acyl-CoA dehydrogenase family protein — translation MSLDHRLPEELEELRRTVEAFAHDVVAPEIGAYYEQHAFPYDIVRQMGQMGLFGLPFPEEYGGMGGDYLALGIALEELARVDSSVAVTLEAGVSLGAMPIYRFGTEEQKREWLPKLCSGEMLGAFGLTEPDGGSDAGATRTTAVREGDDWVINGSKCFITNSGTDITGLVTVTAVTGRKDDGSPLISAIVVPSGTPGFTVAAPYSKVGWNASDTRELSFSDVRVPVGNLLGEEGRGYAQFLRTLDEGRVAIAALATGLAQGCVDESVRYAKERHAFGRPIGANQAIQFKLADMEMRAHTSRLAWRDAASRLVHGEPFKKEAALAKLYSSEIAVDNAREATQIHGGYGFMNEYPVARMWRDAKILEIGEGTSEVQRMLIARELGF, via the coding sequence ATGTCCCTGGACCACCGCCTGCCCGAAGAGTTGGAAGAACTCCGGCGCACGGTCGAGGCGTTCGCACACGATGTCGTCGCCCCGGAGATCGGCGCGTACTACGAGCAGCACGCCTTCCCCTACGACATAGTCCGCCAGATGGGCCAGATGGGCCTGTTCGGCCTGCCGTTCCCCGAGGAGTACGGCGGGATGGGCGGCGACTACCTGGCGCTCGGTATCGCCCTGGAGGAACTGGCCCGGGTCGACTCCTCGGTGGCCGTCACCCTGGAGGCCGGGGTCTCGCTGGGCGCCATGCCCATCTACCGCTTCGGCACCGAGGAGCAGAAGCGGGAGTGGCTGCCGAAGCTGTGCAGCGGCGAGATGCTCGGCGCCTTCGGCCTCACCGAGCCGGACGGCGGCTCGGACGCCGGCGCCACCCGCACCACCGCGGTGCGCGAGGGCGACGACTGGGTGATCAACGGCAGCAAGTGCTTCATCACCAACTCCGGCACCGACATCACCGGCCTGGTGACGGTTACCGCGGTCACCGGCCGCAAGGACGACGGCTCCCCGCTGATCTCCGCGATCGTCGTGCCGTCCGGCACCCCCGGCTTCACGGTCGCCGCCCCGTATTCCAAGGTCGGCTGGAACGCCTCGGACACCCGTGAACTGTCCTTCTCCGACGTCCGGGTCCCGGTCGGCAACCTCCTCGGCGAGGAGGGCCGGGGCTACGCACAGTTCCTGCGGACCCTCGACGAGGGCCGGGTCGCCATCGCCGCACTGGCCACCGGCCTGGCCCAGGGCTGTGTGGACGAGTCGGTGCGGTACGCCAAGGAGCGGCACGCCTTCGGCCGCCCGATCGGCGCCAACCAGGCCATCCAGTTCAAGCTGGCCGACATGGAGATGCGCGCCCACACCTCCCGGCTGGCCTGGCGCGACGCCGCCTCCCGGCTGGTGCACGGCGAACCGTTCAAGAAGGAGGCGGCACTCGCCAAGCTCTACTCCTCCGAGATCGCGGTGGACAACGCCCGCGAGGCCACCCAGATCCACGGCGGCTACGGCTTCATGAACGAGTACCCGGTCGCCCGGATGTGGCGGGACGCCAAGATCCTGGAGATCGGCGAGGGCACCAGCGAGGTCCAACGCATGCTGATCGCCCGCGAGTTGGGGTTCTAG
- a CDS encoding carboxyl transferase domain-containing protein — MEAIEQAPVLASTADPASDAWRANEAAHRELSGQLREKLAAARLGGGEKARARHTARGKLLPRDRVDTLLDPGSPFLELAPLAADGMYDGAAPAAGVIAGIGRVSGRETLIIANDATVKGGTYYPMTVKKHLRAQEVALENRLPCLYLVDSGGAFLPMQDEVFPDREHFGRIFYNQARMSAARIPQIAAVLGSCTAGGAYVPAMSDEAVIVRDQGTIFLGGPPLVKAATGEVVSAEELGGGEVHSRASGVTDHLAEDDAHALRIVRTIVATLGDRPPLPWSVRPVEEPKVDPAGLYGAVPVDSRTPYDVREVIARIVDGSRFAEFKSEYGTTLVTGFAHVHGHPVGIIANNGILFSESAQKGAHFIELCDQRGIPLLFLQNISGFMVGRDYEAGGIAKHGAKMVTAVACARVPKLTVVIGGSYGAGNYSMCGRAYSPRFLWMWPNAKISVMGGEQAASVLATVKRDQLEARGEEWSAAEETAFKDPIRAQYENQGNAYYATARLWDDGVIDPLQTRQVLGLALTACANAPLPGRDDAAPAFGVFRM, encoded by the coding sequence ATGGAGGCCATCGAGCAGGCACCGGTGCTGGCGAGCACCGCCGACCCGGCGTCCGACGCCTGGCGGGCCAACGAGGCCGCGCACCGCGAGCTGTCCGGGCAACTGCGCGAGAAGCTGGCCGCGGCCCGACTGGGCGGCGGCGAGAAGGCCCGGGCCCGGCACACCGCCCGCGGCAAGCTGCTGCCCCGTGACCGGGTGGACACGCTGCTGGACCCCGGCTCCCCGTTCCTGGAGCTGGCGCCGCTGGCGGCGGACGGGATGTACGACGGGGCCGCGCCGGCCGCCGGGGTGATCGCCGGCATCGGCCGGGTCAGCGGCCGGGAGACCCTGATCATCGCCAACGACGCCACCGTCAAGGGCGGCACGTACTACCCGATGACGGTCAAGAAGCACCTGCGCGCCCAGGAGGTGGCGCTGGAGAACCGCCTCCCGTGCCTGTACCTCGTCGACTCCGGCGGCGCGTTCCTGCCGATGCAGGACGAGGTCTTCCCCGACCGCGAGCACTTCGGGCGGATCTTCTACAACCAGGCCCGGATGTCCGCCGCCCGCATCCCGCAGATCGCCGCGGTCCTCGGGTCCTGCACGGCCGGCGGCGCCTACGTCCCGGCGATGAGCGACGAGGCGGTGATCGTGCGGGACCAGGGCACGATCTTCCTCGGCGGCCCCCCGCTGGTGAAGGCCGCCACCGGCGAGGTGGTCAGCGCCGAGGAACTGGGCGGCGGCGAGGTGCACTCCCGCGCCTCCGGCGTCACCGACCACCTCGCGGAGGACGACGCGCACGCCCTGCGGATCGTCCGCACCATCGTCGCCACCCTCGGCGACCGTCCGCCGCTGCCCTGGTCCGTCCGGCCCGTCGAGGAGCCCAAGGTCGACCCCGCCGGGCTCTACGGCGCGGTGCCGGTGGACTCCCGCACGCCCTACGACGTCCGCGAGGTGATCGCCCGGATCGTCGACGGCTCCCGCTTCGCCGAGTTCAAGTCCGAGTACGGCACCACCCTGGTCACCGGCTTCGCCCACGTGCACGGCCACCCGGTGGGGATCATCGCCAACAACGGCATCCTGTTCTCCGAATCCGCCCAGAAGGGCGCCCACTTCATCGAGCTGTGCGACCAGCGCGGCATCCCGCTGCTGTTCCTCCAGAACATCTCCGGTTTCATGGTCGGCCGGGACTACGAGGCCGGCGGCATCGCCAAGCACGGCGCGAAGATGGTCACCGCGGTCGCCTGCGCCCGCGTCCCCAAGCTGACCGTCGTCATCGGCGGCTCCTACGGAGCGGGCAACTACTCGATGTGCGGCCGCGCCTACTCCCCCCGCTTCCTGTGGATGTGGCCCAACGCCAAGATCTCGGTGATGGGCGGCGAGCAGGCCGCGTCCGTCCTCGCCACCGTCAAGCGCGACCAGTTGGAGGCGCGCGGCGAGGAGTGGAGCGCGGCGGAGGAGACCGCCTTCAAGGACCCGATCCGCGCCCAGTACGAGAACCAGGGCAACGCCTACTACGCGACCGCCCGGCTGTGGGACGACGGCGTCATCGACCCGCTCCAGACCCGCCAGGTGCTCGGCCTGGCGCTGACCGCCTGCGCCAACGCCCCCCTGCCCGGGCGGGACGACGCAGCGCCGGCCTTCGGCGTCTTCCGGATGTGA
- a CDS encoding hydroxymethylglutaryl-CoA lyase, whose product MTTDGAPATGLPMEVAAEGLPTRVRIHEVGPRDGLQNEQAVVPTEVKAEFIHRLAAAGLPVVEATSFVHPKWVPQLADAERLFPMLGDLDPRRLPVLVPNERGLERALALGARRIAVFGSVTESFAKANLNRTVDESLAMFEPVVRRARDESMHVRGYLSMCFGDPWEGRVPIAQVVRVCRALLDLGCDELSLGDTIGAGTPGHVQHLLAALNEAGVPTTRLGVHFHDTYGQALANTFAALQHGVTTVDASAGGLGGCPYAKSATGNLATEDLVWMLHGLGIETGVDLGRLTEASEWLASFLGRPSPSRTVRALSHKE is encoded by the coding sequence ATGACCACCGACGGCGCACCGGCGACCGGACTGCCCATGGAGGTGGCCGCGGAGGGCCTGCCCACCCGCGTGCGGATCCACGAGGTCGGTCCGCGCGACGGCCTCCAGAACGAGCAGGCGGTCGTCCCCACCGAGGTCAAGGCGGAGTTCATCCACCGGCTGGCCGCCGCCGGCCTGCCGGTCGTCGAGGCCACCAGCTTCGTGCACCCCAAGTGGGTGCCCCAACTCGCCGACGCCGAGCGGCTGTTCCCGATGCTTGGCGACCTGGACCCGCGGCGGCTGCCGGTACTGGTGCCCAACGAGCGGGGGCTGGAGCGCGCCCTGGCGCTGGGCGCCCGCCGGATCGCGGTGTTCGGCAGCGTCACCGAGTCGTTCGCCAAGGCCAACCTCAACCGCACCGTCGACGAGTCGCTGGCGATGTTCGAGCCGGTCGTCCGGCGGGCCCGGGACGAGAGCATGCACGTCCGCGGCTACCTCTCGATGTGCTTCGGCGACCCCTGGGAGGGCCGGGTGCCGATCGCCCAGGTCGTCCGGGTCTGCCGGGCCCTTCTCGACCTGGGCTGCGACGAGTTGAGCCTGGGCGACACCATCGGCGCGGGCACCCCCGGCCACGTCCAGCACCTGCTCGCCGCGCTCAACGAAGCCGGGGTGCCCACCACCCGGCTGGGCGTACATTTCCACGACACATACGGACAGGCTCTGGCCAATACCTTCGCCGCGCTCCAGCACGGCGTCACCACCGTCGACGCCTCGGCGGGCGGCCTGGGCGGCTGCCCGTACGCCAAGAGCGCCACCGGCAACCTCGCCACCGAAGACCTCGTGTGGATGTTGCACGGCCTCGGCATCGAGACCGGCGTCGATCTGGGGCGGCTGACCGAGGCCAGCGAGTGGCTGGCCTCGTTCCTGGGCCGCCCCAGCCCTTCACGCACCGTCCGCGCCCTCTCCCACAAGGAGTGA
- a CDS encoding universal stress protein: MAGHETPEPADRKQVADPMADLEAAEQKHHSCDPAFRHGVVVGFDGSTSSERALAYAIGMARRHGSGLIIVHVANRLPTTVWAGCEPPVFVDVPDHRTEVLGLELACADHLAEVPWILVERGGDICHELEEVGREYEADAIVVGSTHGLVGRIFGSVAGRLARRAQRPVMVIP; encoded by the coding sequence ATGGCCGGTCACGAAACCCCTGAACCCGCGGACCGCAAGCAGGTCGCCGATCCGATGGCGGACCTCGAAGCGGCGGAACAGAAGCACCACTCCTGCGATCCCGCCTTCCGGCACGGCGTCGTGGTCGGCTTCGACGGCTCCACGTCGAGCGAACGCGCGTTGGCGTATGCAATCGGTATGGCGCGGCGCCACGGCTCGGGCCTGATCATCGTCCACGTGGCCAACCGGCTGCCGACGACGGTGTGGGCGGGCTGCGAGCCCCCGGTCTTCGTGGACGTCCCCGATCACCGCACCGAGGTGCTCGGGCTGGAGCTGGCCTGCGCCGACCACCTCGCCGAGGTCCCCTGGATCCTCGTCGAGCGCGGCGGCGACATCTGCCACGAGTTGGAGGAGGTCGGCCGGGAGTACGAGGCCGACGCCATCGTGGTCGGCTCGACGCACGGCCTCGTCGGCCGGATCTTCGGCTCGGTGGCCGGCCGGCTGGCGCGCCGCGCGCAGCGCCCGGTCATGGTCATTCCCTGA
- a CDS encoding SACE_7040 family transcriptional regulator, which produces MSNAHAPAPTSRREQILKEAARLFAERGFHGVGVDEIGAAVGISGPGLYRHFAGKDAMLAELLVGISERLLAGGRMRIEEGGESPPAVLDALIDGHIDFALDDRPLITLHDRELDRLREADRKRVRQLQRQYVELWVEVVRQVHPESAESEVRAAVHAVFGLLNSTPHLGRPGSLPGRAEMARLLHRLALGAFGAVDAEVAVAAPVAVEGVAASRRAG; this is translated from the coding sequence ATGAGCAATGCGCACGCCCCCGCCCCGACCAGCCGCCGCGAGCAGATCCTCAAGGAGGCCGCCCGGCTCTTCGCGGAGCGCGGCTTCCACGGCGTCGGCGTGGACGAGATAGGGGCGGCCGTGGGCATCTCCGGCCCCGGGCTCTACCGGCACTTCGCCGGCAAGGACGCGATGCTTGCCGAACTCCTCGTCGGGATCAGCGAACGGCTGCTGGCCGGCGGCCGGATGCGGATCGAGGAGGGCGGCGAGAGCCCCCCGGCGGTGCTCGACGCGCTGATCGACGGGCACATCGACTTCGCGCTCGACGACCGCCCCCTGATCACCCTGCACGACCGCGAGCTGGACCGCCTGCGGGAGGCCGACCGCAAGCGGGTGCGGCAGCTCCAGCGGCAGTACGTCGAGCTGTGGGTGGAGGTCGTCCGGCAGGTCCACCCCGAGTCGGCGGAGTCCGAGGTGCGGGCCGCCGTGCACGCGGTCTTCGGGCTGCTGAACTCCACCCCGCACCTGGGCCGTCCGGGTTCGCTCCCGGGCCGCGCGGAGATGGCGCGGCTGCTGCACCGGCTGGCGCTGGGGGCGTTCGGGGCGGTGGACGCGGAGGTGGCGGTGGCCGCGCCGGTGGCCGTGGAGGGCGTCGCGGCGTCCCGCCGGGCGGGCTGA
- a CDS encoding ATP-binding protein translates to MTSFDTGLFDTVLVANRGEIAVRVIRTLRTLGIRSVAVYSDADADARHVREADTAVRIGPAPAAESYLSAARLLDAAARTGARAVHPGYGFLAENAAFARACTEAGLVFIGPPADAIDLMGDKIRAKETVRAAGVPVVPGSSGSGLSDAELAAAAREIGMPVLLKPSAGGGGKGMRLVREAGRLADEIAAARREARSSFGDDTLLVERWIDRPRHIEIQVLADGHGNVLHLGERECSLQRRHQKIIEEAPSVLLDEATRAAMGEAAVQAARSCGYRGAGTVEFIVPGKDPSGYCFMEMNTRLQVEHPVTEMTVSFDPAGAGRGLDLVEWQLRIAAGEHLPYAQEHLSFTGHAIEARICAEDPSRDFLPTGGTVLTLREPSGDGTRTDSGLTEGAEVGSRYDPMLAKVIAHGPDRAGALRKLRAALAATVTLGVPTNAGFLRRLLAHPDVVSGELDTGLVERVAADLVADAVPDEVYAAAAAVRQAALEPADDGGWRDPFAAPTGFRLGGEPAPVRHWLRVPGQDPVAYDVRPGVAPEHFEVTADEVRITVEGIRHTFHRGGDWLGRDGDAWHVGDHDPVAEALREAARGHGVDTLAAPMPGTVTVVKVAVGDEVTAGQGLLVVEAMKMEHVISAPHAGTVTELDVAPGSTVSIDQVLAVVAPHETADGDDPDASDAPAAPDTPGTDEEATA, encoded by the coding sequence ATGACCAGCTTCGACACCGGCCTGTTCGACACCGTCCTGGTCGCCAACCGCGGCGAGATCGCGGTCCGCGTCATCAGGACGCTGCGCACGCTCGGCATCCGCTCGGTCGCGGTGTACAGCGACGCGGACGCCGACGCCCGGCACGTCCGCGAGGCGGACACCGCGGTCCGGATCGGCCCCGCCCCCGCCGCCGAGAGCTATCTGTCCGCCGCGCGCCTGCTGGACGCCGCCGCCCGCACCGGCGCCCGGGCCGTCCACCCCGGCTACGGCTTCCTCGCCGAGAACGCCGCCTTCGCCCGCGCCTGCACCGAGGCCGGACTGGTCTTCATCGGCCCGCCCGCGGACGCCATCGACCTGATGGGCGACAAGATCCGGGCCAAGGAGACGGTCCGCGCGGCCGGCGTCCCGGTCGTCCCCGGCTCCTCCGGCAGCGGCCTGAGCGACGCGGAACTCGCCGCCGCGGCACGGGAGATCGGCATGCCGGTCCTCCTCAAGCCGTCGGCCGGCGGCGGCGGCAAGGGCATGCGCCTGGTCCGGGAGGCCGGCCGACTGGCCGACGAGATCGCCGCCGCCCGCCGCGAGGCCCGCTCGTCCTTCGGGGACGACACCCTGCTGGTGGAGCGGTGGATCGACCGGCCCCGGCACATCGAGATCCAGGTGCTGGCCGACGGCCACGGCAACGTCCTCCACCTCGGCGAGCGCGAATGCTCCCTCCAGCGCCGCCACCAGAAGATCATCGAGGAGGCGCCCTCGGTCCTGCTGGACGAGGCCACCCGGGCCGCGATGGGCGAGGCGGCCGTCCAGGCGGCCCGCTCCTGCGGCTACCGCGGCGCCGGCACCGTCGAGTTCATCGTCCCCGGCAAGGACCCGTCCGGCTACTGCTTCATGGAGATGAACACCCGCCTCCAGGTGGAGCACCCGGTCACCGAGATGACGGTGTCCTTCGATCCGGCCGGCGCCGGGCGCGGACTGGACCTCGTCGAATGGCAGCTGCGGATCGCCGCCGGGGAACACCTCCCCTACGCCCAGGAGCACCTCTCCTTCACCGGGCACGCCATAGAGGCCCGGATCTGCGCCGAGGACCCCTCCCGCGACTTCCTGCCGACCGGCGGCACGGTGCTGACCCTGCGCGAGCCGAGCGGCGACGGGACGCGCACCGACTCCGGCCTCACCGAGGGCGCCGAGGTCGGCAGCCGCTACGACCCGATGCTCGCCAAGGTCATCGCGCACGGCCCGGACCGGGCCGGCGCCCTGCGCAAGCTGCGGGCCGCGCTGGCCGCCACCGTCACCCTCGGCGTGCCCACCAACGCCGGCTTCCTGCGCCGCCTGCTGGCCCACCCGGACGTGGTCTCCGGCGAGTTGGACACCGGGCTCGTCGAGCGGGTGGCGGCCGACCTGGTGGCCGACGCGGTCCCCGACGAGGTGTACGCGGCGGCCGCCGCGGTCCGGCAGGCGGCCCTGGAACCGGCCGACGACGGCGGCTGGCGCGACCCGTTCGCCGCACCGACCGGCTTCCGGCTCGGCGGCGAGCCCGCCCCGGTGCGGCACTGGCTGCGCGTCCCCGGCCAGGACCCGGTGGCCTACGACGTCCGTCCCGGCGTGGCCCCGGAACACTTCGAGGTCACCGCGGACGAGGTGCGGATCACCGTCGAGGGCATCCGGCACACCTTCCACCGCGGCGGCGACTGGCTGGGCCGGGACGGCGACGCCTGGCACGTCGGCGACCACGACCCGGTGGCCGAGGCGCTGCGCGAGGCCGCCCGCGGGCACGGCGTGGACACCCTCGCCGCCCCGATGCCCGGCACCGTCACCGTCGTCAAGGTGGCCGTCGGCGACGAGGTCACCGCCGGGCAGGGCCTGCTGGTGGTGGAGGCGATGAAGATGGAGCACGTGATCTCCGCGCCGCACGCCGGGACGGTCACCGAACTCGACGTCGCCCCCGGCAGCACGGTCTCCATCGACCAGGTGCTGGCCGTCGTGGCCCCCCACGAGACCGCCGACGGCGACGACCCCGACGCCTCCGACGCCCCCGCAGCCCCCGACACTCCCGGCACGGACGAGGAGGCGACGGCATGA
- the glmS gene encoding glutamine--fructose-6-phosphate transaminase (isomerizing): MCGIVGYIGKRDVAPLLLEGLQRLEYRGYDSAGIAIHAKGTGKAAGGLKTAKAKGRVRELESRLPKRFAGSTGIAHTRWATHGAPTDENAHPHLDTEGKVAVVHNGIIDNAAELRARLTADGVTFASETDTEVLAHLIGSSTAATLEEKVREALRHIEGTYGIAVLHADFADRIVVARNGSPVVLGIGEHEMFVSSDVAALVSHTRQVVTLDDGEMATLKADDYRTYTTEGSRTTATPETVEYAAESYDLGGHDTYMHKEISEQAEAVDRALRGRIDDRFSTVHLGGLNLDAREARAVRRVKILGCGTSYHAGQIGAQMIEELARIPSDAEPASEFRYRNPVVDPDTLYVAVSQSGETYDVLAAVQELKRKGARVLGLVNVVGSAIARETDGGIYVHAGPEVCVVSTKCFTNMVVSFALLALHLGRIRDLSVADGKRIIEGLRKLPGQIDEILKGEDDIKKLSALYADAKSMMFIGRVRGYPVAREASLKLKEVSYIHAEAYPASELKHGPLALIEPAMPTVAIVPDDDLLEKNRAALEEIKARSGRILAVAHQEQEKADHTIVVPKNEPELDPILMGIPLQLLAYHTALALGRDIDKPRNLAKSVTVE; the protein is encoded by the coding sequence ATGTGCGGGATCGTCGGATACATCGGCAAGCGCGATGTCGCGCCGCTGCTCCTTGAGGGCCTCCAGCGCCTGGAGTACCGCGGCTACGACTCGGCCGGTATCGCCATCCACGCCAAGGGCACCGGCAAGGCCGCGGGCGGTCTGAAGACCGCCAAGGCCAAGGGCCGGGTCCGGGAGCTGGAGTCCCGCCTGCCGAAGCGGTTCGCGGGCAGCACCGGCATCGCGCACACCCGCTGGGCCACCCACGGCGCCCCCACCGACGAGAACGCCCACCCGCACCTGGACACCGAGGGCAAGGTCGCGGTCGTCCACAACGGCATCATCGACAACGCCGCCGAGCTGCGCGCCCGGCTGACCGCCGACGGCGTGACCTTCGCCTCGGAGACCGACACCGAGGTCCTGGCCCACCTCATCGGCAGCTCCACCGCCGCCACGCTGGAGGAGAAGGTCCGCGAGGCGCTCCGCCACATCGAGGGCACCTACGGCATCGCCGTGCTGCACGCCGACTTCGCCGACCGCATCGTGGTCGCCCGCAACGGCTCCCCGGTCGTCCTGGGCATCGGCGAGCACGAGATGTTCGTCTCCTCCGACGTCGCCGCGCTGGTCTCGCACACCCGCCAGGTCGTCACCCTCGACGACGGCGAGATGGCCACCCTGAAGGCCGACGACTACCGCACGTACACCACCGAGGGCTCCCGTACGACGGCGACGCCGGAGACCGTCGAGTACGCGGCCGAGTCGTACGACCTGGGCGGCCACGACACGTACATGCACAAGGAGATCTCCGAGCAGGCGGAGGCGGTGGACCGGGCGCTGCGCGGCCGGATCGACGACCGCTTCTCCACCGTCCACCTCGGCGGCCTCAACCTCGACGCCCGCGAGGCCCGCGCGGTGCGCCGGGTGAAGATCCTGGGCTGCGGCACCTCCTACCACGCCGGCCAGATCGGCGCCCAGATGATCGAGGAGCTGGCCCGCATCCCCTCGGACGCCGAGCCGGCCTCCGAGTTCCGCTACCGCAACCCGGTCGTGGACCCCGACACCCTCTACGTCGCCGTCTCCCAGTCCGGTGAGACCTACGACGTGCTGGCCGCCGTCCAGGAGCTCAAGCGCAAGGGCGCCCGGGTGCTGGGCCTGGTCAACGTGGTCGGTTCGGCGATCGCCCGGGAGACCGACGGCGGCATCTACGTGCACGCCGGCCCCGAGGTCTGCGTCGTCTCCACCAAGTGCTTCACCAACATGGTGGTCTCCTTCGCGCTGCTCGCCCTGCACCTGGGCCGGATCCGGGACCTGTCGGTCGCGGACGGCAAGCGGATCATCGAGGGCCTGCGGAAGCTGCCGGGCCAGATCGACGAGATCCTCAAGGGCGAGGACGACATCAAGAAGCTCTCGGCGCTGTACGCCGACGCCAAGTCGATGATGTTCATCGGCCGGGTGCGCGGCTACCCGGTGGCCCGCGAGGCATCCCTGAAGCTCAAGGAGGTCTCGTACATCCACGCCGAGGCGTACCCGGCCTCCGAGCTCAAGCACGGCCCGCTGGCGCTCATCGAGCCGGCGATGCCGACGGTCGCGATCGTGCCGGACGACGACCTGCTGGAGAAGAACCGGGCCGCGCTGGAGGAGATCAAGGCCCGCAGCGGTCGGATCCTCGCCGTCGCCCACCAGGAGCAGGAGAAGGCCGACCACACCATCGTGGTGCCGAAGAACGAGCCCGAGCTGGACCCGATCCTGATGGGCATCCCGCTCCAACTCCTCGCCTACCACACGGCGTTGGCCCTGGGCCGGGACATCGACAAGCCGCGCAACCTGGCCAAGTCGGTGACGGTGGAGTAA